A stretch of DNA from Candidatus Aramenus sp. CH1:
CACAACCACCTCTACCCTGTCTGCACCTATTGCCTCCTTGGCCTGTAGGTAAGACCTCAGCTCCTCCTTGCTCTGGATTATCTCAGACATCGTTATAACCTTAGCAGAAGAGGATTAAATATATGGACATTTTGGAGGAGGTAAAGGAGAGACTTGCCTACTTCAACGCCTCTGTAGCTCACGTCCACGTTGAGACCGCCCTTGAACCGGACGCTGGGGCATACGTGGACGAACTGCCAGTGGACCCCAAGCTCAAGGAGGTACTGAAGGGGCTTGGGTTTGCCAGGCTCTACAAGTTCCAGGAGGAGGCGGTCAAGGAGATACTGAAGGGTAAGAACGTACTCATCGTCTCCGGTACTGGGACTGGGAAGACGGAGGCGTTCCTCATACCAGTACTCCAGTTCGCGTTGAAGGGCGAGAGGAGCGTCTTGGTCTACCCAACAAAGGCCCTGGCAAGGGATCAGCTCTCCAGGGTAACGGAGTTCGCCAGGGGCCTAGGCGTAGGGGTTGCGGTGCTAGATGGGGACACCCCAAGGGAGGAGAGGAAGAGGATCTACTCCGATCCTCCAGAGGTGCTCATCACGAACCCGGACATGATACACAGGGGCTTGACGCTCAGCCCGGACTTCAGGAAGCTGATCAGGGGGAGTGAGCACTTCGTCTTTGACGAGCTCCACGTCTACGAGGGCGTCCTTGGTTCCCACCTCAGGATGGTGGTGGACAGGATTAGGGAGTTCCAAGGAGACGTGCAAGTGGTCTCATCTAGCGCTACAATAGGCGCTTCCCCCTACATGTTAGAGGGACTATTTGGCCTGCCTGGGGAGGTAATATACGGTAGCACCAGGAGGAAGGGGACCGCTTTCCACGTGTTGGTCAACTCCAATGGGATCAGCAGGTGGACTTTGTCTGCCTTCCTAGCTTCCTTCCTAGTGAAAAAGGGAATGAAGGTCCTAGTGTTCGCGGACTCGCAACAGATGGTAGAGCTAACTGCAAAGATAGCCCAAAGGTTTGGCGTAAGCCTTGAGGTGCACAGGGCGGGGATCCTCCCAGAGGAGAGGATGAAGGTAGAGGAGAGACTGAGGAGGGGGGAAATACCCGGAGTAGTGGCGACCCAGACGCTGGAGCTCGGGATAGACGTCGGCTCAATTGACGCAGTAGTGATGGCTGAGAACCCCCCAAGCTACTCCAAGTACCTCCAGAGGGCAGGGAGGGCGGGGAGGAGGAACAGGACTGGGTACGTGTTCACGGTAATGGGCGAAGACCCGATAGACTCCTACTTCCTCAGGAGGCCAGAGGAGTTCTTTAACAGAAAGCTGAGCCCTTTGCCCTTTGACATCTCCAACCTCGAGGTAGTAAAAGTCCACGCCTTGGCCTACTTGCTCGAGAAGAAGGCGGTGAAGCTTGACGAGTTCCCAGAGCTCTGGAGGAAGGCCTTACTAGTCCTAGAGAAGGAAGGCGTAGTGAAAGTAGTCAACGGCGTGGCCTACTCCACGAGGAAGGCAATGGAGGTGTTCCAGCAGTCGTCCCTCAGGAGCTCTGGGTCCATAGTAAAGGTATACCACGGCGACAAGAAGGTTGCAGAGAGGGAGCTCCCAGTTGCGTTATACGACCTCTACCCCAATGCCGTTTACTTGGCATCAAAGAGGACTTACGTGGTCGAAAGCCTAGACTTAGCCAGGCTAGTCGCCAAGGTGAAGAGGGTTGAAGAGGACCTCCCTTACTACACCAAACCGCTCTACTCCGTTGATCTGAAGGAGTTCAAGGAGCTCGAGAGCAGGAAAGCGTACAACCTACCGGTAAAGTACGGGGAAGTGAGCATAGAGATCTCGGTAAGGGGGTACGTAGTTCACGACATATACTCAAAGAGGGAGAGGAGCGCGGGGGAGTTTGAGTACGACGAGCCAATAACCTTCTCCTACACGACAAAGGGCATGATAATCAAGCACCCATTGTTGAGCGAGTTCTCCTTGGTAGACGGAATTGAGGCATACCACGCCACAGAACACGTGTTAATACATGCTGGCAGGGTAGTGGCTGGGGCTTCCCTGACCGACCTCTCTGGCATAAGCTACCCAAGCGGGCACGTGGTGATATACGACTCGTCCGTAGGAGGTAGCGGGGTGGCCAAGCTCCTGTACGAGAGATTAGAGGACGCGTATGAAGTGGCAAAGGACATAGTGGGGAAGTGCGACTGCGAGGACGGTTGCCCCAAGTGCGTCTACGACCCATACTGCGGGAACAACAACAAGTTCCTGTCAAGGAGGAAGTCCTTTAGGCTAATATCCGAGGTGATGAAGGGAGAGGCCCCCAAAGAGGAGGATATGTGGGGTGACAGCGTTAGGTAAAAGGATTTATTTCCGCGATGCAAAACATTCCCCCATGAATGAGGAAAGCTTGCTTTTTTCCTCCATGTCCCCTACAGTAGTGTCCTTCCCCCCAGAGGTCGTAGCCAAAGTAAGGGGAGAAGAGGACTTAAAGGTCCTCTCAGACTTCGTGCCTAGGTATGAGACGTTTAGGGGAGTTGAGGGAAAAAAGGTAGCGGACTTAACGGGACTAAGGGGAATTGAGGACTTAGGGGACAAGGTAAGGGTTCTTGCAGGGACCAAGTGGAGGGAAGTGCTTAAGTTCAACCCGGAGGTTTACTGCGTCTCCGACTTCAGCGTGGGTGGTTCTATCCAGTTCGAGGACGCGTGCTTTGGCTACAACGAGTTCGGCAAGATCAACAATAGGGTCGAGGTAGAGGCGTACATAAACGGAGAAAAATACATGGGGAAATACAGGGGAGGGATAGTCTACTCAGTCTTCATTAACAAGGAGACCAGATCCCTTACGTACAAGATACTTGAAGGAGACTATTTGTATCTTGCAAACAAGGCTAGGGAGTGGTTCATTACTTCCCTTCCCGTCTTCAGGGACGTAACGTTGGTAAAGGAGGGAAACAGAGCCAAGCTGTACGTGGCTTACCCCTCAATAAGGGAGGCGTTACTGAGGGGTTACCTAACTGGTTTCAGCGACACTAACAAGTACGAGCTACCCGTAAAGGACCACAAGTTCAGGTACGTTGGCACAGTGCCCCTGCCCAACTTTAAGCCAACTGACTTTGCTAACGTCACCAACTTGTACCTCCTCTTCAGGAAGGGGGAGGTGACCTACTACGCCTTTTCCCACTCGCCCCTGGTCTTGGAGTACAACCGAGGCTTCTCAGACGTCAACGACAGAACCCTCTTTAACGGATGCATGTTGTGTGGGAGGTGCGTTGACGTCTGCCCCCACGCTGAGCAAAGGGGGTCAATAGCCTACTCCCCCTTGGGCTTCTACGTCCTTTCCTACTACAACCAAGGCGAAAAGGTAGCCAACTGCCACATGTGCGGTAAGTGCGTTTCCGTTTGCCCTGCAGGGTTGAACATAGTGGAGGACCTCAAGAGAAAGGCAAAGTACAACAACATCTCCCCGACTGTTAACCCCGATCTACTTGCGAAGAGGGTCATAGCGATAACCCCCATATCCAGCGGTTTGATAGAGTACGCCCTTAAGGTACTGAAACTGCTGGGCGAGGAAGGGCTGAAGGTAGGCGTGATCACGTTGAACGTGGGGCTCGACGACATGATAAAGGGAAACTTCTCTGGAGTCGCGGACCAGATAAGGGACGTAGACGAGGTAATAGCGTTGACCCCTGAAGAGGCCTACTACCTAAGTGGGCTAAAGAAGGTGAAGACTATCGACGTAACGTTTGTTTACGAGTACCTAAAGGGGAAGCTGAACAACAAGCTGAAGGAGCTCAGAGTCCACTTACCGTGTTTCGCAAATTACAAGTTTGACAACGCAGACACCAACTGTAGCTTCGAGTTGCTCAACATGGTCAATGGGGAAGGCTACGGGAAAAAAGTCCCCAAGGCTGACGTAAGCCTGTGTCCACTGGCTTCAAAGAGGCTGGGCATAAAGGATCTGACAGACCTGCTGTCAGTTACCCTAGATTACTCCGCTATGGACAAGCTCGTTGACGACTTCAACGGATACTTGGACAGCTTCTCGAAGATACTAGAAGACGTAGAGTGGTACAAAGGCGTCGCAGACGACGTGAAGGACTACTTCGAGCAAAAGGTAGTGGAGTCGTTCGTGAAGGGGAGGAGCAGGGAGGAGCTACTCCTCTTTTACTTAAACAGGGACAAGTACGCAGAGAAGGCGAAGAACAAGGTCCTGTTCGAAAAGCTGGTGAGCTACGCAAAAAAGGAGCTGACTACTTAGACCTAACTATGTACACTAGGTGTGGAGCTTCAGGGAGGATCAGCTCCCTCATGGCGAGCTCGACCGCCCTAGGGGAGCCAGGCAACATGTATATCACTTTCCCGTTTAGCACCCCAGCAGAGGCTTTGCTCAGGTAAGAGGCGGACCTAACCTTGGGGTCGTTATAGCTGAGTAGCCTAAACACGTCTCCGAAGCCTTCTACCTCCCTGTCCAAGACCTTCCTCACCGCTTCCACGGTAGTGTCGCTGGGCGAGTATCCAGTCCCTCCGGTGGTCACCACAACGTCTACCTTGTCGTTGTCTACAGCGTTAAGCACAGCCTTCAGTATCTTAACCTTGTTGTCAGGTACTAGCTCGTAGCCGACCAGCGAGTGGTTGGAGCTTATCACCATTTGCTTTACCACGTCCCCCGACTCGTCCACTACTGGCTCCTTCCTCTGCATCTTTTCGTACCTAGAAGTGCTTATGGTTATGACGTAGAAGTTGAGCACCTTTGGCGCATTGCGCCTGTGGATCTCGTGGGCTTCCATAAGTGGATTAGGACAACGGCTATAATAGCCTTACCTTGTTCCAAGTACTCTCACCTCGCTGGACGCGTCTAGGTCTATGTCCTTAAAGTCCTCCCTTACCAGCAACTTGCCCTTGACGTAGAGTACAGTGCCTGCCTCAAGCTCCGTGAAACGCGTCCTAAAGCTCGTGAGCAAGTAGTCCTTGAAGGAGTACACAGCCGGCAAAGTGTAGGGCCTTATGGCCCTCTCCACCATGACCCTCCCCTCGAAGTCCCTGACCTCCTTTACTCTGCCGAAGTCCACGCACTCCACTATCTTGAACGTGTAGGGGACGCCCCTGTACTTGCCCTC
This window harbors:
- a CDS encoding DEAD/DEAH box helicase, whose product is MDILEEVKERLAYFNASVAHVHVETALEPDAGAYVDELPVDPKLKEVLKGLGFARLYKFQEEAVKEILKGKNVLIVSGTGTGKTEAFLIPVLQFALKGERSVLVYPTKALARDQLSRVTEFARGLGVGVAVLDGDTPREERKRIYSDPPEVLITNPDMIHRGLTLSPDFRKLIRGSEHFVFDELHVYEGVLGSHLRMVVDRIREFQGDVQVVSSSATIGASPYMLEGLFGLPGEVIYGSTRRKGTAFHVLVNSNGISRWTLSAFLASFLVKKGMKVLVFADSQQMVELTAKIAQRFGVSLEVHRAGILPEERMKVEERLRRGEIPGVVATQTLELGIDVGSIDAVVMAENPPSYSKYLQRAGRAGRRNRTGYVFTVMGEDPIDSYFLRRPEEFFNRKLSPLPFDISNLEVVKVHALAYLLEKKAVKLDEFPELWRKALLVLEKEGVVKVVNGVAYSTRKAMEVFQQSSLRSSGSIVKVYHGDKKVAERELPVALYDLYPNAVYLASKRTYVVESLDLARLVAKVKRVEEDLPYYTKPLYSVDLKEFKELESRKAYNLPVKYGEVSIEISVRGYVVHDIYSKRERSAGEFEYDEPITFSYTTKGMIIKHPLLSEFSLVDGIEAYHATEHVLIHAGRVVAGASLTDLSGISYPSGHVVIYDSSVGGSGVAKLLYERLEDAYEVAKDIVGKCDCEDGCPKCVYDPYCGNNNKFLSRRKSFRLISEVMKGEAPKEEDMWGDSVR
- a CDS encoding 4Fe-4S dicluster domain-containing protein gives rise to the protein MNEESLLFSSMSPTVVSFPPEVVAKVRGEEDLKVLSDFVPRYETFRGVEGKKVADLTGLRGIEDLGDKVRVLAGTKWREVLKFNPEVYCVSDFSVGGSIQFEDACFGYNEFGKINNRVEVEAYINGEKYMGKYRGGIVYSVFINKETRSLTYKILEGDYLYLANKAREWFITSLPVFRDVTLVKEGNRAKLYVAYPSIREALLRGYLTGFSDTNKYELPVKDHKFRYVGTVPLPNFKPTDFANVTNLYLLFRKGEVTYYAFSHSPLVLEYNRGFSDVNDRTLFNGCMLCGRCVDVCPHAEQRGSIAYSPLGFYVLSYYNQGEKVANCHMCGKCVSVCPAGLNIVEDLKRKAKYNNISPTVNPDLLAKRVIAITPISSGLIEYALKVLKLLGEEGLKVGVITLNVGLDDMIKGNFSGVADQIRDVDEVIALTPEEAYYLSGLKKVKTIDVTFVYEYLKGKLNNKLKELRVHLPCFANYKFDNADTNCSFELLNMVNGEGYGKKVPKADVSLCPLASKRLGIKDLTDLLSVTLDYSAMDKLVDDFNGYLDSFSKILEDVEWYKGVADDVKDYFEQKVVESFVKGRSREELLLFYLNRDKYAEKAKNKVLFEKLVSYAKKELTT
- a CDS encoding molybdenum cofactor biosynthesis protein MoaB; the protein is MEAHEIHRRNAPKVLNFYVITISTSRYEKMQRKEPVVDESGDVVKQMVISSNHSLVGYELVPDNKVKILKAVLNAVDNDKVDVVVTTGGTGYSPSDTTVEAVRKVLDREVEGFGDVFRLLSYNDPKVRSASYLSKASAGVLNGKVIYMLPGSPRAVELAMRELILPEAPHLVYIVRSK